In one window of Tripterygium wilfordii isolate XIE 37 chromosome 1, ASM1340144v1, whole genome shotgun sequence DNA:
- the LOC120003287 gene encoding uncharacterized protein LOC120003287: MVLEGSGDSNMWGLRVTSRHKRSKSFPDKRRVEGDGLDDTSRCIKLDMGQLKDSIKSKKKLSDKAKVQTSLKEEILQLEKRLQDQFKVRNALEKALGYKTASNDITNEAPMPKPAAELIKEIAVLELEVVYLEQYLLSLYRKAFDQQISSVSPSSNDERLKSPVRTPRGKLLGISRLINNVKRENPAIQSGFHSLENPLKDANGTGREEKLLDSSVNRCHSSLSQHRAFSGRTSPPEDSLGKAVRACHSQPLSMMEYAQNASNIISLAEHLGTRISDHVPDTPNKLSEDMIRCMSAIYCKLADPPLMNNGLSSPNSSISSMSVFSPQDQCETWSPRFGNNSSFDVRLDNPFHVEGLKEFSGPYSRMVEVPCIYRDSQKLGDVENLLQSFRSLVCRLEEADPRKLKHEEKLAFWINIHNALVMHAILAYGVPQNSVKRLYLLLKAAYNIGGHTVSANTIQSTILGCRMSRPSQWIRLLLSSKTKFKTGDERQAYAIEHPEPLLHFALSSGNHSDPAVRMYTPKRVFQELEIAKDDYIRASFGIQKGQKIVLPKVVESFAKDSDLCQAGIMEMIQQSLPESLRKSVKKCQLGKSHKSIEWIPHNFTFRYLISKELVR, from the exons ATGGTGCTTGAAGGAAGTGGAGACAGTAATATGTGGGGACTGAGAGTGACTTCCAGACACAAACGCTCAAAGAG CTTTCCTGATAAGAGAAGAGTTGAGGGAGATGGCCTAGATGATACATCGCGCTGTATAAAGCTG GACATGGGACAGTTGAAGGACAgcataaaatccaaaaaaaagctATCGGACAAGGCCAAGGTCCAAACTTCTTTGAAGGAGGAG ATTTTACAGCTTGAGAAAAGATTGCAGGACCAATTCAAGGTCCGAAATGCTTTAGAGAAAGCATTAGGTTACAAGACTGCCTCCAATGATATTACAAATGAAGCACCAATGCCCAAG CCTGCCGCAGAATTAATCAAGGAAATTGCTGTGTTAGAGTTGGAAGTTGTATACTTGGAACAATATCTTCTCTCCTTGTACAGAAAAGCATTTGACCAACAAATATCCTCTGTATCTCCTTCTAGCAATGATGAAAGACTGAAATCACCTGTAAGAACCCCGAGAGGAAAATTATTGGGCATATCCAGACTTATTAACAATGTAAAAAGGGAAAATCCAGCTATTCAATCTGGTTTTCACTCACTTGAGAATCCTTTGAAGGATGCCAATGGTACTGGAAGGGAAGAGAAGCTATTAGATTCCAGTGTTAATCGTTGTCACTCCTCTCTATCACAACATAGAGCATTTTCAGGTAGAACTTCTCCTCCAGAAGATTCCTTAGGTAAAGCTGTACGGGCGTGCCACTCCCAGCCATTGTCCATGATGGAG TATGCTCAGAATGCATCAAACATAATCAGCTTGGCGGAGCATCTTGGTACTCGCATTTCTGATCATGTTCCAGATACACCCAACAAGCTTTCTGAGGACATGATAAGATGCATGTCAGCCATATATTGCAAGCTTGCCGACCCACCTTTGATGAATAATGGCCTTTCCTCTCCCAATTCCTCCATTTCATCAATGAGTGTATTTTCCCCGCAAGATCAGTGTGAGACATGGAGTCCACGATTTGGGAACAATTCATCTTTTGATGTACGGTTGGATAATCCTTTTCATGTTGAAGGACTTAAAGAGTTTAGCGGACCATACAGCAGAATGGTTGAAGTACCATGTATATATCGAGATAGTCAGAAACTGGGTGATGTCGAAAACTTGCTGCAGAGTTTCAG GTCACTTGTCTGTAGACTAGAAGAAGCTGATCCTAGGAAGTTGAAGCATGAGGAAAAGCTGGCCTTCTGGATcaacatacacaatgcattggtGATGCAT GCAATCTTGGCTTATGGGGTTCCACAGAACAGCGTGAAGAGACTCTATCTGCTATTAAAG GCTGCATACAACATCGGGGGTCACACAGTGAGCGCAAACACAATACAGAGTACTATCCTGGGATGCCGAATGTCTCGTCCTAGCCAG TGGATCCGCTTATTACTCTCTTCGAAGACAAAATTCAAGACAGGAGATGAACGACAAGCATATGCAATTGAGCACCCAGAACCTTTGTTACACTTTGCTCTCTCTTCAGGAAACCATTCTGATCCTGCG GTTCGAATGTACACTCCCAAGAGAGTATTTCAAGAACTTGAAATTGCAAAAGACGATTATATCCGGGCATCATTTGGCATACAAAAAGGCCAGAAAATCGTTCTACCAAAGGTTGTGGAGTCATTTGCAAAGGATTCAGATTTGTGTCAGGCGGGCATTATGGAAATGATACAACAATCTTTGCCGGAATCTCTGAGGAAGAGTGTTAAGAAATGTCAGCTTGGAAAATCCCACAAAAGCATAGAATGGATTCCTCATAATTTTACGTTCCGATATTTGATATCTAAAGAGCTGGTGAGGTAA